In Oryza sativa Japonica Group chromosome 2, ASM3414082v1, the following are encoded in one genomic region:
- the LOC4329260 gene encoding uncharacterized protein At4g22758 isoform X2 produces MPERKSRSRFASIRLGRSPAGLSSSPSRRRGSGSGGRRVRLAVRPAPASRSLPRREGSRALARSASEPALLLSGGRVHPEPRGLSPPSPPPPPLERPHTCFDVFTPDSPFGRSASAASLSNCNPREESKVVVSVTVEGSVGPVKAMVRLGASVGEAIAAVVERYAKEGRSPRLDPAAAEAFQLHHSHFCLQSLNKNDKIGDVGGRNFYLHKNDGNNRIYLQSEESGTNLVGGEIAHSFGGQQIVAINHDQFFAIFIKKLDKIGRLTKRIWRLLTCNCT; encoded by the exons ATGCCGGAGAGGAAGAGCCGGTCCCGGTTCGCAAGCATCCGGCTAGGTCGATCGCCGGCGGGgctctcctcgtcgccgtcgcgacGGCGTGGGAGCGGGAGCGGAGGGCGGAGGGTTCGGCTGGCGGTGCGCCCCGCGCCGGCGTCGCGGTCGCTGCCGCGGCGGGAGGGGAGCAGGGCCCTCGCGCGCTCCGCGTCCGAGCCGGCGCTCTTGTTGAGCGGCGGGCGCGTCCACCCCGAGCCGCGGGGGCTCtccccgccgtccccgcctccgccgccgctggagcgTCCGCACACCTGCTTCGACGTCTTCACCCCGGACTCCCCCTTcggccgctccgcctccgccgcctccctgtCCAACTGCAATCCCAGGGAG GAATCAAAGGTGGTGGTGAGCGTGACAGTCGAGGGGAGCGTCGGGCCTGTGAAGGCGATGGTTCGGCTGGGTGCGAGTGTTGGGGAGGCGATCGCAGCCGTGGTGGAGAGGTACGCGAAGGAGGGGAGAAGCCCACGTTTGGATCCAGCTGCCGCGGAGGCCTTCCAGCTCCACCACTCCCACTTCTGCCTCCAGA GTTTGAACAAAAACGATAAGATTGGAGACGTGGGAGGTAGAAATTTCTACCTACACAAGAACGATGGAAATAACAGGATTTACCTCCAAAGTGAAGAATCTGGTACAAATTTGGTTGGTGGTGAAATTGCACACAGCTTTGGAGGACAACAGATTGTTGCTATAAACCACGACCAGTTCTTTGCCATTTTCATCAAGAAGCTAGATAAAATTGGCAGGCTGACAAAAAGGATTTGGAGGTTACTAACTTGTAATTGTACATGA
- the LOC4329260 gene encoding uncharacterized protein At4g22758 isoform X1, which translates to MPERKSRSRFASIRLGRSPAGLSSSPSRRRGSGSGGRRVRLAVRPAPASRSLPRREGSRALARSASEPALLLSGGRVHPEPRGLSPPSPPPPPLERPHTCFDVFTPDSPFGRSASAASLSNCNPREVQKWTVVVVSRAVRGSELAGLRLVQESKVVVSVTVEGSVGPVKAMVRLGASVGEAIAAVVERYAKEGRSPRLDPAAAEAFQLHHSHFCLQSLNKNDKIGDVGGRNFYLHKNDGNNRIYLQSEESGTNLVGGEIAHSFGGQQIVAINHDQFFAIFIKKLDKIGRLTKRIWRLLTCNCT; encoded by the exons ATGCCGGAGAGGAAGAGCCGGTCCCGGTTCGCAAGCATCCGGCTAGGTCGATCGCCGGCGGGgctctcctcgtcgccgtcgcgacGGCGTGGGAGCGGGAGCGGAGGGCGGAGGGTTCGGCTGGCGGTGCGCCCCGCGCCGGCGTCGCGGTCGCTGCCGCGGCGGGAGGGGAGCAGGGCCCTCGCGCGCTCCGCGTCCGAGCCGGCGCTCTTGTTGAGCGGCGGGCGCGTCCACCCCGAGCCGCGGGGGCTCtccccgccgtccccgcctccgccgccgctggagcgTCCGCACACCTGCTTCGACGTCTTCACCCCGGACTCCCCCTTcggccgctccgcctccgccgcctccctgtCCAACTGCAATCCCAGGGAGGTACAGAAGTGGACTGTTGTTGTTGTTAGCCGCGCGGTTCGCGGGAGTGAATTGGCTGGGCTTCGTTTGGTGCAGGAATCAAAGGTGGTGGTGAGCGTGACAGTCGAGGGGAGCGTCGGGCCTGTGAAGGCGATGGTTCGGCTGGGTGCGAGTGTTGGGGAGGCGATCGCAGCCGTGGTGGAGAGGTACGCGAAGGAGGGGAGAAGCCCACGTTTGGATCCAGCTGCCGCGGAGGCCTTCCAGCTCCACCACTCCCACTTCTGCCTCCAGA GTTTGAACAAAAACGATAAGATTGGAGACGTGGGAGGTAGAAATTTCTACCTACACAAGAACGATGGAAATAACAGGATTTACCTCCAAAGTGAAGAATCTGGTACAAATTTGGTTGGTGGTGAAATTGCACACAGCTTTGGAGGACAACAGATTGTTGCTATAAACCACGACCAGTTCTTTGCCATTTTCATCAAGAAGCTAGATAAAATTGGCAGGCTGACAAAAAGGATTTGGAGGTTACTAACTTGTAATTGTACATGA